The genomic stretch CCGTCGCCCTGGCCTGGGTGCGCAGCCTGGCCTATGCCAACGGCCGGGTCGGAACCTATGGCTTCTCCTATCAGGGGCTGACTCAGCTGCTGCTGGGCTCCGGCGGCTCGCTGCCTGACGCCCTGGCCCCGGCGATGGCCGGCCTGGATGAGCGGTTGCACTGGGCCAGCGAAGGGGGCGCCCACTGGTGGGCTCTGGGTCTGGGCTGGGCGCTGCAGCTGGCGGCCGAATCGGCGCGGCGCGCCGGGGATGACGCGGCCTGGCGCCGCCTGCGCCTGAGCCTGGAGGGGGGCACGTTCCTGCGCGAGGGGCTGGCGCTGCTGCAGCAGCACGATCCCGGCGGCATGGGGCTGGGCTGGCTGCGGCTGGATCCCGCCAGTGCCGCCGGCTGGAGACGCCATGAGCCGACGGAGGGACTGCTCCGCCAGCCGATGCTGCTGGTGGGCGGCTGGCACGACCCGCACCTCGGCGGGGTGCTCGATCTGCGCGCCCGCGCCCATGCCGCCGGCGGCGCTCCCTGGCTGCGCATCGGGGCGTGGACGCACCTGAACTGGGCCGGGGGCCTCGATCGCCTGCAGCTGGCCTTCTTCGACCGGCACCTGCGCGACCGGGAAGGACTGGAGGCCCATCCCCGCGAGTGGGTGGCCGATCTGGGCTCCGGCTCCTGGCGGCGCCTGGCCGATGGCGGCAGCGAGGGGCCGCGCTGGGCGCTGCGCAGCGATGGACTGGCCGCGATCGATCCGGGCGAGGGCCGCCTGCTCCCGGACGGGGTCGGTGGCGGAGACCTCTCCCTGGTGCACGATCCCTGGCGGCCCGCCCCCGGACGGGGAGGCCATCTGGGCCTGGATGCCGGCCTGGTGGACCGCACCGATCTCGACGCCCGCGCCGATGTGGCCTGCTTCACCGCTCCGCCCCTGGCGGGCCCGCTGCAGCTGGCGGGTCGTCCGGAACTGGAGCTGGAGGTCAGCTGTGACCAGGACGGTTTCGATCTCTGCGGGGCCCTCTCGGTGATCCGCCGGGGGACGGTCTGGCAGCTGAGCACCGGGGTGCTCCGGTCGCTGGGGCCCCACTGCCGCCGCCGGCAGCGGCGACGCCTGAGGCTGCAGCCCCTGGTGGCGACCCTGGCGGCCGGGGAGCAGCTGCGCCTGTCGCTGGCGGCCTCGGCCTGGCCCCAGGT from Synechococcus sp. CBW1107 encodes the following:
- a CDS encoding CocE/NonD family hydrolase; this translates as MPCPDGARLATRVWKPTGPGRWPLLLMRQPYGRAIASTVTYAHPRWYAAQGYAVAVQDVRGRGDSTGEFSGFAQEAADGAVALAWVRSLAYANGRVGTYGFSYQGLTQLLLGSGGSLPDALAPAMAGLDERLHWASEGGAHWWALGLGWALQLAAESARRAGDDAAWRRLRLSLEGGTFLREGLALLQQHDPGGMGLGWLRLDPASAAGWRRHEPTEGLLRQPMLLVGGWHDPHLGGVLDLRARAHAAGGAPWLRIGAWTHLNWAGGLDRLQLAFFDRHLRDREGLEAHPREWVADLGSGSWRRLADGGSEGPRWALRSDGLAAIDPGEGRLLPDGVGGGDLSLVHDPWRPAPGRGGHLGLDAGLVDRTDLDARADVACFTAPPLAGPLQLAGRPELELEVSCDQDGFDLCGALSVIRRGTVWQLSTGVLRSLGPHCRRRQRRRLRLQPLVATLAAGEQLRLSLAASAWPQVTVNPGSGDSVLGPVGPGHRVITLELQLSEACLRLLPLDSRAD